CGTTCCTTTGATGATGAATATGACACTACCCTCGACGATCTCACAGCAAAGAATCGTGTTCTGGGAGCATGCAGCTATTGTGGTGTCCTGAGGAAATCAATTCTAAACAAGGTTGCGCTGGAAATTGGTGCGACAAGACTTATCACCGGTCACAATCTGGATGATGAAGCCCAAACAATTCTTATGAATCATCTTGCAGGGGATGTGGATCGCCTGGTGAGGCTTGATCCGCCACGTGAAATTGAAGGCATGGTTCTCAGGGCTAAACCCTTGCGCAAAATCCCTGAAAAAGAAGTTGCACTTTATGCTCTTGTGAATGACATACCGGTTGATTTTGAAATTTGCCCATATGCTCATGAAGCGCTTCGGGGGGAAGTTCGCGACATGCTCAATGGGTTTGAAACCAAACACCCCGGTACAAAATATTCTCTTCTCAGGGGTTTTGATAAAATGGTTAAGGTACTGGCTGCGGATTTTCCGCAGGCGAACATCAGCCAGTGCAGGGTCTGCGGACAGGCGTGTAATGCCGAAGTATGTCAGGCCTGTCGTTTACTTGGAAAAGGATGATTCAGACGTATTCGAGATACTCGTCAATATCGTAGATTTCTTTTCCTGTCCTTCGCATAAACATTCGTGTCCACCATATGGCTGTAAGCGGTTGAATTACTGCGAAGGAGATAACAAAGTCTGTAAAGGACCAGAGTGTTCCGAGAGCTTCAATTGTTCCCATCATCTGGCCAATCAGTGCAATCAGGATTGAAATGCTTATTATGAAAAGCCAGAGCAGAAATGTATCTAGTTTATTTTGCATAAATACACTGAAACCTTTTTCAAGGGCAGTGACCGGATCAAGATTTTCGACAACTACAGCGTATTCGGAGTAAGTGAAAACCAGTTCTACGACCATTATGTACAGAGTCCATAACAGCATTCCAAAAACAAGTATTAGTGCCCCTGAGGCTGCTTCTTCCGGGTTAAGGAAAAATCCTTCAAGATCTCCTACACTTAGTATCCCGGGAACGATAAAAATAATTCCTGTAAGCATTATCAGGAGAAGTATGAACTTGATAAGGAAAAGGTTTACAAAATTCTCCCTTCCGTATGTGAACATGTCTCCGATTGTAGAGGTTCCTTTTTCAGAAGCTTTTTTTGCCATTCCAATAGCTCCCGCTTCAAAGTAGGAGCCAATAATTGTTAGCAGAATTACAGCTATCAAAGCAATAAGTCCCATCAGCAGGAAATTGTCATAAAAGGAAGAGTTCAGGATTCCAATTACCATTTCGGGTTCTATAGCATCCGGGTTTTCAGGGAGTGAAGGCATTGCGGGGAGAATAAGTAAAGCAATAGCAATTACAAATGTACCAAAAATCACAAACATCCCGAGGAAAACATTCAGGAAAAAAGGGATGCAGATGTTTAGGTTATGAGTCCATGTCTGGAAGCCTTTTCTTAATGTCAGGCTTATACTTTCCATTTGAAAAATCTCTCCGATTGCACATCGTGATTGTTATATCCTTCTTTAGCCTAATGGGATACTTGCCTCTAATGCGTTCTTATGCTATAAAAATGTTGTAAAAGGTATGGTGAAAATGGATTCCGAGAAACATACTTTGCTGGTTGTATCACATTGTCTTCTGAATCCCTCCTCAAGACTTTCAGGAATAAAACATCCTTCCAGAATTGATGTTGGGAAGTCAAATATTATGCAACTTCCATGCCCTGAACTGATATTCTTTGGCTCAAACCGGAGAGAAATAACAAAGGATCAATTGCAGCATGCATCATACAGGCGTTTCTGTCATGACCTTTTTGAACCATTTGCCGATATGATCGAAGAGCTGTATAATAAGGGGTTGGAGATCAAAATCGTTGGTGTTGGGAAAAGTCCTTCCTGTGCTGTTGAATATACTACAGTTGGAGGTCCGGCAGGCAAGGTTTTGGAGTTCTCTCATCAGCATGTAAAGGGTAAAGGTGTTTTTTTTGAGGAAATTGAAAGAGAGCTTTTTGAAAGAGGTATTTCCTTTCACACATGTGAACATTAAAAAGGTCCGATCAATTTAGAAATACTTATATAGCATTGCAAAGTCCTACAGTTGTGCTGGTGGGTTAAACTCTAATTTTCTTCAAACCCCACTCCCCAAATACACCAAACCCCCCATTAAACCCACCAGCTTTCTTCTATACTTTTTTGTTAATCTTTAACATCAAGTTGTAGGGATATTCCATGCTTTTTTGGATAGTCTTTTTAGCTCTGACTTTTTATATGTAGGATAAGTTGTTCCCCATAGCGAGATGAAGTAGTTAAGTTCAAAAAATGATTCACCTATTTTTACTGAATAATCGGTCAAGAAAAGGATTATTCCCAAGCCCCACATTCCGGAAAAAATGCTCAGGCTTATTGGATTTGTAAGTCAATTATGATAGTGAAAACAAAGTCAGCCAGTTTTTCTTGAAATCACTTTCTTTTTTTAAAAACGTAGTCCAACCAATTTATAGCACTCTAGCTGGAGCTCAAGGCTATTAGCAGTCAAATATCAAAAAAGAAAAATGGAAAAAAGAAAGGTCATTTGACCTTTCAGAAAATACCTGCTCCGATGAACAGGGAAGCGAACAGGATGGCCACCATGTTAACTACCTTGATAAGGGAGTTAAGTGCCGGACCGGCTGTGTCCTTGAATGGGTCACCAACGGTGTCACCAACGACTGCTGCTTTGTGAGCATCAGAGCCTTTTCCACCGTGTTGTCCATCTTCAATAAGTTTCTTTGCGTTATCCCATGCTCCGCCACCGTTGTCCATTGTAAGGGCAAGCAGAAGACCGGATGCAATAATTCCGATAAGGAGTCCTCCGAGTGCAAGCGGGCCGAGTACAACTCCTACGATCAATGGGGTTGCGACTGCAAGGAATCCTGGAATTGCCATTTCACGAATAGCTGCTGCGGTGACAATGTCCACACATTTTCCATATTCCGGTTTTGCAGTTCCTTCCATGATTCCGGGAATTTCACGGAACTGGCGACGTACTTCATTTACAATTCCAAACGCAGCCTTTCCGACTGCTTTCATGGTTACTGCACTGAAGATGAATGGCAAAAGAGCACCGATAAACAGGCCTACGAGAACCACAGGGTTATCGAGGCTGAGTGCACCCATGTCAAGATCAACCTTGTGACGGTAGTCTGCGAAAAGTGCAAGTGCACCGAGTGCTGCAGAACCGATTGCATATCCTTTTGTAACAGCTTTTGTGGTGTTACCTACTGCGTCGAGAGCATCGGTTGTGTTACGGACTTCTTCTGGAAGACCTGCCATTTCAGCAATTCCGCCGGCATTGTCAGTGATTGGTCCGTAGGAGTCGAGTGTAACAATCATACCTGTTACTGAAAGCATTGCAGCTGCTGCAATTGCAATACCGTAAAGACCCATTGCTGGATCTGCGGCTCCACCGACAACAAAGAATGCTGCAAGGATACCGATTACAATAATTGCAAGAGGCAGGGCTGTACTTTCAAATCCGATTGCAAGACCTGAAATTACATTTGTTCCTGCGCCGGTTTCTGATGCTTTTGCAATGGTCTTAACCGGACGGTAGCTGGTTGAAGTGTAGTATTCTGTAAATACCACCATCAAGACCATAATTGCAATACCTATAAGGGATGCGTAATAAAGTGTGATGCTCATTCCCAGGAAAGTTGTTACAAAATAGAATGCACCGAGACAGAGAACTGCCGATACAACAACTCCTTTGTAAAGCGCTTTCATAATCTTGCCATCATCACCGACTTTCACGAAGAATATGGAGATGACTGATGCAAAGATGGCCACTGCACCGAGAATGAGTGGATAAAGAATAGCGTTTGGATAAGCTGTAAGAAGCTGGCTTCCCAGCAACATTGAAGCAAGGACGGTTACTACATAGGTTTCGAACAGGTCAGCACCCATTCCTGCACAGTCCCCGACATTGTCACCGACGTTGTCAGCAATGACGCCGGCATTACGTGGGTCGTCTTCAGGAATTCCTGCTTCTACTTTACCTACAAGGTCTGCTCCTACATCTGCAGCTTTGGTGAAAATACCGCCGCCAACCCTTGCGAAGAGACTGATAAGACTGGCACCGAAACCGAATCCTACTACCTGGTCAACGTCTCCGAAGAGGATGTAGAACACACTGGTTCCGAGGAGAGCTAATCCTACTACTGCAAAACCGGTAACTGCTCCTCCCTGCACAGCAACGCTCATTGCGTCCTGAAGGCTACGGGAAGCTGCGTTAGCAGTCCTTACATTTGCACGTACGGATACGTTCATACCGATGTAGCCTGCGAGTGCGGAACTTGCAGCACCTACAAGGAATCCGATAACTACCCTGCCGCTGTTTTCTGCGATCAGGAAGTATATCATGAAAGCCAGAATAACGGCTACGATTGCTACTGTTTTATATTGACGATTCAGAAATGCCATTGCCCCTTCTTGGATAGCCTTGGATATATCCTGCATCTTCTCATTTCCGGTTCCTTCCTTAAGAACACGGCTTGCGAAGAATGCGGAAAATACAAGACTTATGATACCTGCCAGGGGGGCCAGATATATTATATTCTCCATTACAAAACTCCTCTGGTCCTGTTATTTGGTTTAGTATTGTATTTGATCAAAGTTAATTGATTACTGGTAACGGGCAGGAATTGGGTGTATAATATAAATTATTTATACTCCTGCCGGAAGGCAGGTTGAAATAGTACACACCAGATATGAATGTATCGCTTGTAAAATTTTTACGTTGTGAGTGATCAATTCTGTTTTGGGTCCAATTGTCGTGTTCGTTCTGGGATAAAAAAATTGGTATTTATGGTAAAAAACCATATTGCTTATAAACAAGTACTATTTATAGTGACATAATGCGATTGGTTGCGCTCGTCTTTACATGTTTGCTTGTTGCATCATTTTTCCTCACTCCTGCGTTAGCTCAGGAAGAGGGTGAATATCTCCATATTAAGGAGATGTCCCTGCGCTTTGACGGTGATGATGCTACCGCAACTATCTATTTTGATCTGGATCTCTTTGGTGACTTCTACGTTTTTGCTTTTGGAAGCCGGCATCTTGAGCCTGAAATTGTAAAGGTTTTTTCAGATTTTGAAGAACTACAGGTTCAGGAAATCGGCAGGGAGAATGCTATTATTTCACTGAACAATGTCTCGTATAAATCCGATGAATTCTACCTGTTCAATGAAAAGGAACTGGGTCTTGTTGTTGAAGATCTTGTTGTTATTTATCCTTCGGGCCCTTCCAAAACCCTGTCAAATGTAAATACCATTCCGAATCTATTTTATGAAGATTCTTGATTTTTCACTTCGTCTTTCTGGCTAAGTAAGGTGTTTTCAATTTGTCATGTTTATTCCTTGACTATATATATCATCAGTTACTGTTTCTTTATGGGTGCTGAACAACTTTCGACATTTCCATCGGCCATGGTGCTTATATTCACTTGATACTGAAACTGTTTCAGTCTGGGATTTTGTGTTAATGGCTTGTGGAAGAAAATGGAGTATTTGAGGGTACATCACATGGATGAAATGATAGAATCTTCCTTAAAAGAACAATTGGTTTTGAATCCTCCGGAAGGATTTTCCAGATCTGCAAATATAAGCGATCCTGAAATTTACAGGAGGTCGGAAGAAGATCCTGAAAAATTCTGGGGAGAACTATCCAAAAATATAGACTGGTTTGAGGAATGGGATCAGATCCTTGACTGGAAACCGCCACATAGTAAATGGTTTTTAAACGGCAAGTTGAATGCTTCTTATAATTGTCTTGACCGGCATCTTCAAAACAAGAAGGATAAACTTGCCATAATCTGGGAAGGGGAAGATGGTGCTGAGAAAACATACACTTATGGTGAATTGTATGATGCAACCTGTCGCTTCTCTAATGTTCTCAAAAAAATGGGCGTTGAAAAAGGGGATATTGTTACCATTTACCTGCCCATGATTCCTGAAGCTGTTATTGCGATGCTTGCATGTGCCCGGATTGGTGCTCCTCACAGTGTAGTATTTGCAGGATTTTCCCACGAAGCTCTTGCTCAAAGGGTCACTGATGCCAAAAGTGAATATGTAATTACCTGTGACGGATATCATCACAAGGGTAAGCTCCAGACTCAAAAAGAGAAAACAGACAAAGGGCTGGAAAAGGTTTCAGGTGTCAAAGAGGTTCTTGTTGTCCAGCATGCGAATAATGAAATTGATATGAAGCCCGGGAGGGATGTGTGGCTTCATTACCTTCTTCATGGGGTTAGCAACGAGTGTCCTGCTGAACCAATGGATTCGGAAGATACGCTTTTCCTTATGTATACCAGTGGGACAACCGGAAAACCAAAAGGTGTTGTTCATTCAACCGGTGGCTATCTTGTGAGTGCATACACAACCGCCAACTGGGTTTTCGATTTAAAGGACGATGATATCTACTGGTGCACTGCCGATGTTGGCTGGATTACCGGTCATTCATATATTACATATGGCCCCCTGCTCAACGGTGCAACAATACTAATCTATGAGGGATCACCGGATTATCCAGGGAAGGCGCGTTTCTGGTCTCTTATTGAGAAGTATAAGGTTACAATTTTCTATACGGCACCGACTGCGATACGTATGTTTATGAAGTGGGGTGATGCTCTGCCTCAAAAGCATGATCTTTCTTCCCTGCGCCTGCTTGGTAGTGTGGGGGAGCCAATAAATCCTCGTGCATGGCTCTGGTATTATGAACAAATTGGTGGCAAACGTTGTCCTGTTGTAGATACCTGGTGGCAGACGGAGACAGGTATGATTATGATCACATCCCTGCCGGGCATCACTCCCATGAAACCGGGAAGTGCTTCAAAGGCGTTTCCGGGAATAAAGGCAGTTGTCCTTGATGAGGCAGGTAATGAAGTTCCTGTTGGAAAGGGAGGTTATCTTGCCATCAAAAACCCATGGCCAAGTATGATTCGTACTGTTCATGGAAATGAAGAACGTTTCCATAAGACTTACTGGAGTAAGTGGGGCGGTGATATCTACATGTCAGGTGACGGTGCCCGTGTGGACGAAGATGGTTACATCTGGGTGCTGGGAAGGCTTGATGATGTCATTAAGGTTGCAGGGCACAGGCTTGGAACCATGGAAATAGAAAGTTCCCTTGTCTCGCACCCGGCAGTTACGGAAGCGGCGGTTGAGGGTAAAGCCGATGAAATCAAAGGAGAAGTAATTGTTGCCTATGTTATCCTTGAGGCTTATGTGGAACCCTCTGACAAACTCAGGGATGAATTGAAAGCACATGTTGCGGATGAAATCGGGCATATTGCAAGACCTGCCGATATAATTTTTGCCGAAGATCTCCCCAAGACTCGCAGTGGTAAGATTATGAGGCGTATCCTAAAAGCAATTACAAACGGCGAGGATGTAGGGGATGTTACCACTCTTCAGAATCCGGATATTGTGGAAGAATTGAAGCGTAAGGTTGGCGGAGAATGACGGAAAAAAGAAACAAAAAGTGGACTGAAATCAATTCAGTCCATTTTCATTAAAGCACTGGATGTATCTTTGATCTGAACCTTTTATATGTTCAACAAGCCAATTTTTTAAGAAGTTCATAAGGTCAATTGAAAGGTTTGCCGTTCCATCATCAAATTCCTGTTTAAATTTGGAAACCTGATTTACGAATTTTTTGTGCTCGTGTTTATGTCTTGCGGATTCTTCAAAACCAAATTTATCAAAGTATTTTTCTTCGGTTCCAAAATGTTCGACTGTATATTCTGTAAGATCATTAAGTAGGGGGCCGATTACATCTTTGCCTTTACCTATTTTCATCATATCGTACAGCTCATTTAGCATTTCAACTAAAGTCTGGTGCTGTTTATCAATTTCAGCCACTTTTACACTAAAACTTTCATCCCATTTCATTATCGGCATGTTAATCATCTCATTAAGCATTATATTATCAGCATTAATATTTATATTCTTTGATTTTATTAATATCTTCACAGAAACTAAATATGCAATCTAAACTCACTTTCATCACAGATATGACATTTCAAACCTCAATTAGCGTTTTTCATACTGCTTTCAATTGCAGGTGCTATGTCCGGATTCCGGGCTTCAAACCTGCTCCTTACCAAAACTTAATGAACGATATACTCATTGGGGTATTTGCTTGAATTTTTGAGGTGTTCAGGATGGAAAGAGAGACAGGGCTCATAGTTGCGCTTGATGTATTAGAACAGGATAGTGCCATCCAAATTTCTTCTGAGGTGGCGGAGTATGTAGATGCAATAAAAGTTGGATATCCGCTTGTCCTTTCCGAAGGGATTGAAATAATTTCAAAACTTGCAGATTATGCTCCGGTAATTGCTGATTTTAAGGTTGCTGATATCCCGAATACTGATATGCTGATCTGTGGGGAAGTTTTCAAGCAAAATGCAAGTGGTGTGATAGTTCATGGTTTTACCGGGGAAGACAGTCTCAGAACCTGCGTTGAAGTTGCAAATGCAAACCATGGCGATATCTATGTAGTCTCAGAAATGAGCCATCCCGGAGGAGAGCGTTTCTTCCAGACGGTTGCAGAGGAAATTGCTGAAATGGCTAAACTTCTGGGTGCCACAGGTGTGGTAGCTCCGGCAACCCGTCCTGAAAGACTCAATGTAATCAGGAATGCAATAGGCGATTCACTCTCAATAATCTCCCCTGGAGTAGGTGCACAGGGCGGGAGTGCTTCGGATGCCATTGCTGCAGGGGCTGACTGGGTAATAGTTGGCAGAAGCATTTATAACTCTGATAATCCCAAAGAATCAGCAGAAAAAATCGCTTCGGAAATTAAGCCCTATTTGTGATCTGATAGGTGCCTGTGATGAAAGATTATTCTGAAAATATGATGATCCCTATGAGTCCTGAGGCACCATTTGGATATTTCCGGACTGCTTGAATTAGTGGTAGGTATTTTGATGAGCCTTTCCCCAGATTATCCGGTTGAAAAAGCTGAAACCAAGGTTCTTTTTGAGACCTCTTCAGGTGAGCGTATATTACTCCATGATGATTACAACCTGATAGTAGCACTTCCTCCGGGAAGAGTATGCATGAGCACTTCCTGGCTGAATGGGGGAATTAACGAAAACCTTGAGGCGATTGTCAACCATTGCATTCCGCGTAAGATATGCCATGAACAGGAGCTGGAGGGTGGTTCTCTTGAGAATTATCTTGGAGTTGTAGCTTCCAGTCTTGGTTATAACTCTTCTTCAACATCAGTACTACTTACTGCGGCCAGTATGAGGAATGCTTCGGTGGTTTCTCATTCTTACAGGGGCCTTGAGGTTTCTGCAATCGTGACTGCAGGTATAGAAGTAAATGGCTGTCGTGTGGGAGATCCGGCTTCCTATTATCAGGAAGATGGGCAATGGAAACCTTTTGTAGGTACAATAAATATCATGCTTCTCATTGGTGCCGCTTTGCCTCAGTATGCACTTTCCAGAGCAATAATAACTGTAACGGAAGCAAAAGCTGCTGTCTTGCAGGAACTTATGATTTCAAGTCAGTATTCTTCAGGTATTGCTACAGGCACAGGCACGGATATGCTTGCCATAGTCTCAAATTCCGATAGTAATCTTAACCTGACCGATGCAGGTCCGCATTCCAAGTTAGGAGAACTGATCGGAAAATGTGTGCATGAAGGAATTCGTGATGCACTTTTAAGGCAATCTGATATTTCGGCTTTGGCCCAAAGGGATACGCTTGTGAGGCTGGAGCGCTTTGGAATCACTGAAGCTTCCTTCTGGAAAGCTTCAACAAATCTTGAAGGGGAAAACAGAAAAAAACATTTTATTGCTACGCTTAGGGATTTATCTTCTAATCCATCCGTTGTTTCGCTTACTTCTTCGGTACTTCATCTTGTGGATGAAGTTTCCTGGGGTTTGCTGCCGGAAGCATCTGCAAGTAAAATTGCTGTCTCATGCATGAGATGCCTGCCAAAAATAATTAGTACGGAAGCAGATTCTATACCCGATGATCTCTTTGAGATTCGCGATCCTATACTGGATAATTTTGTTCGTGCTATGGCATGGACTGTAAAAAACAAAATTTATGATTGATACTTGATATTTCCAACACTATTGATTTTATTCCTAGTAACAAGAGGACTTTAAATGAGGTTAAGTGAATTCATCTCCGAAAATAATCTGAAAACAGAAAAAAAACCAATGGGTTTACAGATCCACACCGGTGAAATAGAAGATCCGGAATTTCCAATTCCTGTCAGGTTCACATATATGCAGGAATGGTCTGATGCACCTTCAAGGAAAATCTGGATGAGTCAGCCTTACCGTTCAATAATCCTTTATGAAAATGGTACAGTTTCTGTCTATGAATATGTGCGAAATGCAGATTTCCGTCTCCAGCTTCTTGACATCAAGGAGAAATATGCTTCCTCAGGTGTCGGTGGTTCTTCAGGAACCCTTCAGGGAGCATTTGAATTTGCTCTCGACTCCCACAAAAGCATGCATAGGAAATGTTCTAAAGCACCATATATCACACATCCTATGGATGTTGCATCCATTCTCCTCAAGAACGATGCACCTGATTTGCTTGTGATTGCCGGTTTTTTACACGACGTTCTTGAAGACAGTAAAGTTAACAGCACTCTTTTGCGGTATTCCTTTGATGACAGAGTAGCTGATTTAGTGATGGCGGTTTCAGAAGTAGATTCTAAAGGCAACCTTGCACCTCATGAGCAGGCAAACTGGAGAGAACGAAAGGAATTATCAATTAAAAAATTGATAGATGCAGAGCGTGATGTCAAACTTCTGGTATGCGCTGACAAACTTGCCAATATAAAAGACATGTTTGATGATCTCGATTATCTGGGTGACCGGATGTGGGATTACTTCAATGCCCGAAAGGATGAACAAAAGTGGTATTATACTTCTGTAGTTGAAGCCCTTAAATCCGGTTCTCACAGTGTGGAAGATACCAAAATGTTCCTTCAACTCCAGAAATATATAAATATGCTATTTAGCTAATTTATATATAGTTCCTTTTTCGGGTGAAGCGAATGGATGACTGCTTACTTGATATTGCTTGTAGATCCGATAAACGAAAAGGCTTGCTTCTTTACTTACTTGAAGGTCCCCATAACCTTGAAGAAATAAAAAAAGCCCTTCATGTAACATCCACGGGAATGCTTCCCCAGATAAAGATCCTAAAGGATGATGGGTTTGTTGAACAGGATGGTGATTATTACCAGCTTTCCATTCTGGGAAGAATTGCTGCAAACAAATTACGTTCATTTCTGGATATCACAGAGACCCTTGACAAAAACTATGATTATTGGTCAACGCGCGATATTTCTTCAGTTCCTCTGGAACTTCAGGAGAAACTTGGGATGCTCAAAGACTGTCAAATTCTGTCTCCAAGTCTTGATAGTTTGTTTGAAATTCCGAAACAAATAGTTGAATTGCTATCTTCTTCCATGGAGGTCTGTGCTGTCGCATCTCATTATCATCCTTTATATGTCTCTATTTTTGACAGACATGTTTCCAAGGGAAAAAAGTTTAGCTGTATTATTTCTGAGATCGATATTTTTCAGGAAAAAAACCAGGAGAATTTCAAGTTTACAGTTGAAAAATCCACTTTTTACCTGAGTGAGATACCGATGTCTTTCTCCTGGTTTATTGTATCTAACAATTGTCTTGTATTTGCACTGTTGAATTCTAAGCATGAATATGATGGTTTTGTCTTATTCGGTGAATCTTCTGAGGCTATTGCATGGGGTAATGAGTTCTTTGACTACTATGTGAAGCATTCTCATAGAATCAAGGAATCTGATCTGGACTGAATAAATTGATTTTAAGGGATAACATTATTATATTATGCTGGGAATATATCAATTAGGTGGAAATCTAGGTGGAATGAAATTTGCCATTTGATATCGAAGAGTATAAGGAGATGGTCGAGAAGACCAAGATGCTCCATGACGATCTTGTGAAGCTGTCTGACAAAATGGATAGCATGCTTAACGACATGGAGAACAGAGGTCCGGACACAAAATCACATGGAGCACCGAAAGGTTTTGTTCCATTGAATAAGAGTGAGACAAAGGGCTTCGTGGAGCTAGGAAAATCTGCACGTGGTCATCTTAAGTAACCTACAATTTCGTTTACCTGTCTGGAATAGGGTTTGGAATTAAATTATTGTAGCGGAGGCTTCGCCTATGGTTGATAAAAGGGAAAATGACAAATCACGTGACAAGGATGCATTGCAGGATTTTTCAGAAATCATAAAGAAGATGCTGGATAGCCTTGGTATTGATCCAAAGGAGTTGTCTGGTGAGCCTTTTGTCTGTGGTTTTTCCATAACAAATCTTTCAGGCGAAAGCCCTGAGATTAGTGAATTCGGAAACTTTTCTCCTGATTTTGATATGGGGGATGATTTTGTTCCCGATATCCAGTCCAACGTGGGTGATTGCAAACCGCTAATTGATATTCTGGAAACAGAAGATCAAATTTACATAACTGCTGAGCTTCATAATGTTGAGAAAGAGGAGATCCAGCTTTCAGTATCCAGTGAATTTATCGATCTAAACACTTATGAGGAAGGTGTGCTGTCAGAGACGCTAATTCTTCCTGCAAAAGTAGATCCCAGCTCGGCAAAAGCTTCTTACAGAAACGGTGTTTTGGAAATTATTCTGACAAAGGAAGGGGACATTCATATGTTTGATGTTTCAATTGATTAATCTTTATATACCTTCCAACAAATCCTAATTGTTAACCTTTTATAGGTGTAATTTCCGTGGGGTGTCCTTATAGTATATAGTGTAATGGTAGTTGATGATGATCAGGACGTTCTCTTCCTGATAAAAACGGCATTGGAATTAGAGGGTATGGATGTAACTACTGCTACTAGCGGTTATGAATGTCTTTCTCTTCTTGATTCGATGAAGCCCGATGCTCTGATCCTTGATATCATGATGCCTAAAATGGATGGATGGGAAACCTTTCACCAGATAAAAGAGAAGTATGAAGAGTTGCCAATTGCTATTTTTACCGCAAAGGATCAGGAATTTGATAAAATGATGG
The window above is part of the Methanohalophilus levihalophilus genome. Proteins encoded here:
- the pyrF gene encoding orotidine-5'-phosphate decarboxylase, whose protein sequence is MERETGLIVALDVLEQDSAIQISSEVAEYVDAIKVGYPLVLSEGIEIISKLADYAPVIADFKVADIPNTDMLICGEVFKQNASGVIVHGFTGEDSLRTCVEVANANHGDIYVVSEMSHPGGERFFQTVAEEIAEMAKLLGATGVVAPATRPERLNVIRNAIGDSLSIISPGVGAQGGSASDAIAAGADWVIVGRSIYNSDNPKESAEKIASEIKPYL
- a CDS encoding sodium-translocating pyrophosphatase, with the protein product MENIIYLAPLAGIISLVFSAFFASRVLKEGTGNEKMQDISKAIQEGAMAFLNRQYKTVAIVAVILAFMIYFLIAENSGRVVIGFLVGAASSALAGYIGMNVSVRANVRTANAASRSLQDAMSVAVQGGAVTGFAVVGLALLGTSVFYILFGDVDQVVGFGFGASLISLFARVGGGIFTKAADVGADLVGKVEAGIPEDDPRNAGVIADNVGDNVGDCAGMGADLFETYVVTVLASMLLGSQLLTAYPNAILYPLILGAVAIFASVISIFFVKVGDDGKIMKALYKGVVVSAVLCLGAFYFVTTFLGMSITLYYASLIGIAIMVLMVVFTEYYTSTSYRPVKTIAKASETGAGTNVISGLAIGFESTALPLAIIVIGILAAFFVVGGAADPAMGLYGIAIAAAAMLSVTGMIVTLDSYGPITDNAGGIAEMAGLPEEVRNTTDALDAVGNTTKAVTKGYAIGSAALGALALFADYRHKVDLDMGALSLDNPVVLVGLFIGALLPFIFSAVTMKAVGKAAFGIVNEVRRQFREIPGIMEGTAKPEYGKCVDIVTAAAIREMAIPGFLAVATPLIVGVVLGPLALGGLLIGIIASGLLLALTMDNGGGAWDNAKKLIEDGQHGGKGSDAHKAAVVGDTVGDPFKDTAGPALNSLIKVVNMVAILFASLFIGAGIF
- a CDS encoding bacteriohemerythrin — encoded protein: MKILIKSKNININADNIMLNEMINMPIMKWDESFSVKVAEIDKQHQTLVEMLNELYDMMKIGKGKDVIGPLLNDLTEYTVEHFGTEEKYFDKFGFEESARHKHEHKKFVNQVSKFKQEFDDGTANLSIDLMNFLKNWLVEHIKGSDQRYIQCFNENGLN
- a CDS encoding DUF7847 domain-containing protein, which produces MESISLTLRKGFQTWTHNLNICIPFFLNVFLGMFVIFGTFVIAIALLILPAMPSLPENPDAIEPEMVIGILNSSFYDNFLLMGLIALIAVILLTIIGSYFEAGAIGMAKKASEKGTSTIGDMFTYGRENFVNLFLIKFILLLIMLTGIIFIVPGILSVGDLEGFFLNPEEAASGALILVFGMLLWTLYIMVVELVFTYSEYAVVVENLDPVTALEKGFSVFMQNKLDTFLLWLFIISISILIALIGQMMGTIEALGTLWSFTDFVISFAVIQPLTAIWWTRMFMRRTGKEIYDIDEYLEYV
- a CDS encoding TIGR00269 family protein, giving the protein MKCNADAIIFQKYSGMHLCKKHFIEDVERKVKLTIRKHFNIGKNETLAVALSGGKDSCVVLYIMHKIFSERRDLNIVAISVDEGIKGYREQSLEYAKELASSLGIEHIIRSFDDEYDTTLDDLTAKNRVLGACSYCGVLRKSILNKVALEIGATRLITGHNLDDEAQTILMNHLAGDVDRLVRLDPPREIEGMVLRAKPLRKIPEKEVALYALVNDIPVDFEICPYAHEALRGEVRDMLNGFETKHPGTKYSLLRGFDKMVKVLAADFPQANISQCRVCGQACNAEVCQACRLLGKG
- the acs gene encoding acetate--CoA ligase codes for the protein MDEMIESSLKEQLVLNPPEGFSRSANISDPEIYRRSEEDPEKFWGELSKNIDWFEEWDQILDWKPPHSKWFLNGKLNASYNCLDRHLQNKKDKLAIIWEGEDGAEKTYTYGELYDATCRFSNVLKKMGVEKGDIVTIYLPMIPEAVIAMLACARIGAPHSVVFAGFSHEALAQRVTDAKSEYVITCDGYHHKGKLQTQKEKTDKGLEKVSGVKEVLVVQHANNEIDMKPGRDVWLHYLLHGVSNECPAEPMDSEDTLFLMYTSGTTGKPKGVVHSTGGYLVSAYTTANWVFDLKDDDIYWCTADVGWITGHSYITYGPLLNGATILIYEGSPDYPGKARFWSLIEKYKVTIFYTAPTAIRMFMKWGDALPQKHDLSSLRLLGSVGEPINPRAWLWYYEQIGGKRCPVVDTWWQTETGMIMITSLPGITPMKPGSASKAFPGIKAVVLDEAGNEVPVGKGGYLAIKNPWPSMIRTVHGNEERFHKTYWSKWGGDIYMSGDGARVDEDGYIWVLGRLDDVIKVAGHRLGTMEIESSLVSHPAVTEAAVEGKADEIKGEVIVAYVILEAYVEPSDKLRDELKAHVADEIGHIARPADIIFAEDLPKTRSGKIMRRILKAITNGEDVGDVTTLQNPDIVEELKRKVGGE